From bacterium, the proteins below share one genomic window:
- the trpB gene encoding tryptophan synthase subunit beta, translating to MAKKFDFKKYPFPDRHGRFGEFGGKFVAETLMPALSELELAYKKVKRDPRFKKEFNHYAATYVGRPTPLYFAGRLSEKLGLKIYLKREDLCHTGAHKVNNTLGQILLARRMGKKRIIAETGAGQHGVATATMCALFGLDCEVYMGAEDIQRQALNVFRMKLLGAKVIPVTSGSATLKDALNEALRDWITNIETTYYCIGTVAGPHPYPVLVRDFQRVIGDEARRQILKAEGRLPDQVVACVGGGSNAMGIFFPFLKDEGVELVGIEAAGDGVKSGRHAATLVAGRVGVLHGQKSYLLQSAEGQITETHSISAGLDYPGVGPEHAFFKETGRAQYVPVTDAEAMEGFDLLTRYEGILPALESSHAVAYLKKAPKGKLLVVNLSGRGDKDMGTIARYKKVTL from the coding sequence ATGGCGAAAAAATTCGATTTCAAAAAATATCCCTTTCCCGACCGCCACGGCCGCTTCGGCGAATTCGGCGGCAAATTCGTCGCCGAAACCTTGATGCCGGCCTTGAGCGAGCTCGAGCTGGCTTACAAGAAAGTGAAGCGCGATCCCCGTTTCAAGAAAGAGTTCAACCATTATGCCGCGACCTACGTCGGCCGCCCGACGCCGCTCTATTTCGCCGGCCGCTTGAGCGAGAAGCTGGGCCTCAAGATTTATCTCAAGCGCGAGGACCTCTGCCACACCGGGGCCCACAAGGTGAACAACACCCTGGGGCAGATCCTGCTCGCCCGCCGGATGGGCAAGAAGCGGATCATCGCCGAAACCGGCGCCGGCCAGCACGGCGTTGCCACCGCCACGATGTGCGCGCTCTTCGGCCTCGACTGCGAAGTCTACATGGGGGCCGAGGACATCCAGCGCCAGGCCTTGAACGTCTTCCGGATGAAGCTGCTCGGCGCCAAGGTGATCCCGGTGACCAGCGGCTCGGCGACCTTGAAGGACGCCTTGAACGAGGCCCTGCGCGATTGGATCACCAATATCGAGACCACCTACTACTGCATCGGCACCGTGGCCGGTCCTCATCCCTATCCGGTCTTGGTCCGCGATTTCCAAAGGGTGATCGGCGACGAGGCCCGGCGCCAGATCCTCAAGGCCGAAGGCCGCCTGCCCGATCAGGTCGTGGCCTGCGTCGGCGGCGGCTCCAATGCGATGGGCATTTTTTTCCCCTTCCTCAAGGACGAAGGGGTTGAGCTGGTGGGCATCGAGGCCGCCGGCGACGGCGTGAAGAGCGGGCGTCATGCCGCCACCCTGGTGGCCGGCCGGGTCGGGGTTCTCCACGGCCAGAAATCCTATCTTTTGCAAAGCGCCGAGGGACAGATCACCGAGACCCACTCGATCAGCGCCGGCCTGGATTATCCCGGAGTCGGCCCGGAGCATGCCTTTTTCAAGGAAACCGGCCGGGCCCAATACGTTCCGGTCACCGATGCCGAGGCCATGGAGGGCTTCGACCTGTTGACCCGCTATGAAGGCATTTTGCCGGCCCTCGAAAGCAGCCATGCCGTGGCCTATTTGAAGAAAGCACCCAAGGGCAAGCTGCTGGTGGTCAATTTGAGCGGCCGGGGCGACAAGGACATGGGCACCATCGCCCGCTATAAGAAGGTCACCCTTTAA